One region of Roseovarius faecimaris genomic DNA includes:
- the dapF gene encoding diaminopimelate epimerase, whose product MSDALDTGLPFMKMHGLGNDFVVLDGRARNIQVTDALARAVGDRHTGIGFDQLALIEAGAGDAHLTFWNSDGSQSAACGNATRCIARFLMDETGRDSLHLTTARGDLFARDAGQGLTSVNMGPPQLDWRDIPLAHEMDTLALPIAGAPTATGMGNPHCSFFVEDAEAVDLDRFGPEHEHHPLYPERTNVQVASLIGPDHLRMRVWERGVGITLASGSSSCAVGVAAHRRGLTGRAVTIELDGGTIQVDWRDEGVWMTGPTAHVCDGVITRDFLDRIG is encoded by the coding sequence ATGAGTGATGCGCTCGACACAGGATTGCCCTTCATGAAGATGCATGGGCTGGGAAACGACTTTGTCGTACTGGACGGGCGTGCGCGCAATATTCAGGTGACCGACGCGCTGGCCAGAGCCGTGGGCGACCGACACACGGGCATCGGATTTGACCAGCTCGCGCTGATCGAGGCGGGTGCGGGCGATGCGCATCTGACCTTCTGGAACAGCGACGGTTCCCAATCGGCGGCCTGTGGCAACGCCACCCGCTGCATCGCGCGGTTTCTCATGGACGAGACGGGCCGGGACAGTCTGCACCTGACCACCGCGCGGGGCGATCTCTTTGCGCGGGACGCAGGTCAGGGACTGACCTCCGTCAATATGGGTCCGCCGCAGCTTGACTGGCGCGATATCCCGCTGGCCCACGAGATGGACACGCTTGCGCTGCCTATCGCAGGCGCCCCCACCGCCACCGGCATGGGCAACCCTCATTGCAGCTTTTTCGTCGAGGACGCCGAAGCGGTCGACCTGGACCGGTTCGGCCCCGAACACGAGCATCACCCGCTCTACCCCGAACGCACCAATGTGCAGGTGGCAAGCCTGATTGGCCCCGATCACCTGCGCATGCGGGTGTGGGAGCGCGGCGTGGGCATCACGTTGGCCTCGGGCTCGTCCTCCTGCGCGGTGGGCGTGGCGGCGCATCGGCGAGGGCTCACCGGGCGGGCGGTGACGATCGAGCTTGATGGCGGCACGATCCAGGTAGACTGGCGCGACGAGGGGGTCTGGATGACCGGCCCCACCGCGCATGTCTGCGACGGCGTGATTACACGCGATTTCCTGGACCGGATCGGATGA
- the mtaB gene encoding tRNA (N(6)-L-threonylcarbamoyladenosine(37)-C(2))-methylthiotransferase MtaB, whose translation MSSLKFTTLGCRLNAYETEAMKELSQQAGLENAVVVNTCAVTAEAVRKARKDIRRLRRENPQARIIVTGCAAQTEPETFTAMAEVDAVIGNTEKMQPETWAGLATDFIGTTEAPMVNDIMSVTETAGHLIDGFGTRSRAYVQVQNGCDHRCTFCIIPYGRGNSRSVPAGVVVDQIKRLVGRGYNEVVLTGVDLTSWGADLPGAPRLGDLVMRILRLVPDLPRLRISSIDSIEVDENLMLAIASEPRLMPHLHLSLQHGDDLILKRMKRRHLRDDAIRFAEEARRLRPDMTFGADIIAGFPTETEEHFQNSLKLVEECGLTWLHVFPYSKREGTPAAKIPNQVNGAVIKERAARLRAAGEARVARHLAEQIGRTHRILMESPRMGRTEQFTEVRFTTDQPESRIVTATITGATEAELFA comes from the coding sequence ATGAGCTCGCTGAAATTCACGACGCTCGGCTGCCGTCTCAACGCCTATGAGACCGAAGCCATGAAAGAGCTGAGCCAGCAGGCCGGGCTTGAGAATGCGGTCGTGGTGAACACCTGCGCCGTGACCGCCGAAGCGGTGCGCAAGGCCCGCAAGGACATTCGCCGCCTGCGCCGCGAGAACCCGCAGGCACGCATCATCGTGACCGGCTGCGCCGCACAGACCGAGCCTGAAACCTTCACCGCGATGGCCGAAGTCGATGCCGTCATCGGCAACACCGAAAAGATGCAGCCCGAGACCTGGGCGGGCCTTGCCACGGATTTCATTGGCACCACCGAAGCACCGATGGTCAATGACATCATGAGCGTCACCGAGACGGCGGGGCATCTGATCGACGGGTTCGGCACCCGGTCGCGCGCCTATGTGCAGGTCCAGAACGGCTGCGATCATCGCTGCACCTTCTGCATCATCCCTTATGGCCGGGGCAATTCGCGTTCAGTCCCTGCGGGCGTGGTGGTGGATCAGATCAAGCGGCTGGTCGGGCGCGGCTATAACGAGGTGGTGCTGACCGGGGTCGACCTGACCTCGTGGGGTGCCGACCTGCCCGGAGCACCCCGCCTGGGCGATCTGGTGATGCGTATCCTTCGGCTGGTGCCCGATTTGCCGCGCCTGCGGATCAGCTCGATCGATTCGATTGAGGTGGACGAAAACCTGATGCTCGCCATCGCCAGCGAGCCGCGGCTGATGCCGCATCTGCACCTTTCCCTGCAGCATGGCGATGACCTGATCCTCAAACGGATGAAGCGCCGCCACCTGCGCGACGACGCAATCCGTTTTGCAGAAGAGGCGCGCCGCCTGCGTCCGGATATGACGTTTGGTGCCGATATCATCGCCGGTTTCCCGACCGAAACCGAGGAGCACTTCCAAAACTCGCTGAAGTTGGTGGAAGAGTGCGGGCTGACCTGGCTGCATGTCTTCCCCTATTCGAAACGTGAAGGAACGCCAGCGGCGAAAATTCCCAATCAGGTCAATGGTGCCGTGATCAAAGAGCGTGCCGCAAGACTGCGGGCGGCGGGCGAGGCGCGGGTTGCGCGACATCTGGCCGAACAGATCGGTCGGACCCACCGCATACTGATGGAAAGCCCCCGCATGGGGCGCACGGAACAGTTCACCGAGGTGCGCTTCACCACCGATCAGCCGGAAAGCCGGATCGTGACAGCGACGATCACCGGCGCGACCGAGGCTGAGCTTTTCGCGTGA
- a CDS encoding SGNH/GDSL hydrolase family protein: MKRAQLLLAPVIIPQALWVAARATRLPEAAGPRSGTAGQGKPVRILLIGDSSVAGVGVERQDDALSGRLCEALSPHYEVSWTVIAQSGATVASTLRTLHAVDPMPCDAVALSLGVNDTKNGVSRRAWQIRYAQLLDMVAEKFRPRGICVSGLPPVRHFPLLPWPLNSVLGARAELFDADLAALCATRANTTYLPLEFPLDLSKMASDGFHPGAEVYRDWAGMTADVLRRFL, translated from the coding sequence ATGAAACGCGCTCAGCTTCTTCTGGCTCCGGTCATCATCCCGCAGGCGCTTTGGGTGGCCGCGCGGGCGACGCGCCTGCCCGAAGCCGCTGGGCCCCGCAGCGGCACGGCGGGACAGGGCAAACCGGTGCGCATCCTGCTGATCGGTGACAGTTCGGTTGCCGGGGTCGGGGTGGAACGGCAGGACGACGCGCTATCGGGCAGGCTCTGCGAGGCACTATCGCCACATTACGAGGTGAGCTGGACGGTAATCGCCCAATCCGGCGCGACCGTGGCCAGCACGCTCAGAACCCTGCACGCTGTGGACCCGATGCCATGTGACGCCGTCGCGCTGTCACTTGGCGTCAATGATACAAAGAACGGTGTAAGCCGACGCGCCTGGCAAATACGATATGCGCAGCTGCTCGATATGGTCGCGGAGAAATTCCGGCCAAGGGGGATCTGCGTCTCTGGCCTGCCACCAGTCCGGCATTTCCCGCTCCTGCCCTGGCCGCTCAACAGCGTTCTTGGCGCGCGCGCAGAGCTGTTCGACGCCGATCTTGCAGCCTTATGCGCCACGCGGGCCAACACTACCTATCTGCCGCTCGAATTTCCGCTCGATCTGTCAAAGATGGCTTCTGACGGCTTTCACCCGGGCGCGGAGGTCTATCGCGACTGGGCCGGTATGACGGCCGATGTGCTGCGCCGCTTTCTCTGA
- a CDS encoding site-specific DNA-methyltransferase, giving the protein MTNSKTKGAEALPLNTILDGDCIEVMNGLPEASVDLVFADPPYNLQLKGDLHRPDNSQVDAVDDHWDQFASFKAYDEFTTDWLKAAKRLLKPNGAIWVIGSYHNIFRVGAALQNEGFWILNDVVWRKSNPMPNFRGKRLTNAHETMIWASRDEGAKYTFNYEALKSLNEGIQMRSDWVLPICTGHERLKDDKGDKAHPTQKPESLLHRVLVGTTNPGDVVLDPFFGTGTTGAVAKMLGRDYIGIEREEAYRKVAEKRLAKTRRFDREALQVSVSKRAEPRVPFGQLIERGMLRPGEELYSMNNRHKAKVRADGTLIGDDVKGSIHQVGAALEGAPSCNGWTYWCIKKDGKRVPIDIFRQQIRAEMAERPN; this is encoded by the coding sequence ATGACAAACTCCAAGACCAAGGGCGCGGAAGCGCTCCCTTTGAACACAATTCTGGATGGTGACTGCATTGAGGTCATGAACGGGTTGCCCGAAGCGTCCGTTGACCTGGTCTTTGCCGACCCGCCGTATAACCTGCAGCTCAAGGGCGATCTGCACCGCCCGGATAACAGCCAGGTCGATGCCGTCGATGATCACTGGGACCAGTTCGCCAGCTTCAAGGCGTATGACGAGTTCACCACGGACTGGTTGAAGGCGGCCAAGCGTTTACTCAAGCCCAACGGGGCGATCTGGGTGATCGGGTCCTATCACAACATTTTCCGCGTTGGTGCGGCGCTTCAGAACGAAGGCTTCTGGATCCTCAACGATGTGGTCTGGCGCAAATCGAACCCGATGCCGAATTTCCGTGGCAAGCGGCTGACCAATGCCCATGAAACGATGATCTGGGCCAGCCGCGATGAGGGCGCGAAATATACGTTCAACTATGAAGCGCTGAAATCGCTCAACGAAGGCATTCAGATGCGCAGTGATTGGGTGCTGCCGATCTGCACCGGGCATGAACGCCTGAAGGACGACAAGGGCGACAAGGCCCACCCGACGCAAAAACCCGAGAGCCTGCTGCACCGGGTGCTGGTGGGGACAACCAACCCGGGCGATGTGGTGCTAGATCCTTTCTTCGGCACAGGCACGACAGGAGCCGTCGCCAAGATGCTGGGGCGCGACTATATCGGGATCGAGCGCGAAGAGGCCTATCGCAAGGTGGCTGAGAAGCGGCTTGCCAAGACCCGCCGCTTTGACCGTGAGGCGCTGCAGGTCAGCGTCAGCAAACGCGCCGAGCCGCGCGTGCCCTTTGGTCAGCTCATCGAGCGCGGGATGCTGCGTCCGGGCGAAGAGCTGTATTCGATGAACAACCGCCACAAGGCGAAGGTGCGGGCCGATGGCACGCTGATTGGCGACGACGTGAAAGGGTCGATCCATCAGGTCGGCGCGGCGCTGGAAGGCGCACCAAGCTGCAATGGCTGGACCTACTGGTGCATCAAGAAAGACGGCAAACGCGTGCCGATCGATATCTTCCGCCAGCAGATCCGCGCCGAGATGGCCGAGCGGCCAAACTGA
- a CDS encoding ribonuclease HII: MTGPDFSFEQDAMTRGAQVVAGVDEVGRGPLAGPVTAAAVILNPEDIPEGLNDSKKLSASRREALWETIHDKAEVSIAHASVEEIDTLNILRASHLAMERAVAGLTRVPDEVLIDGNMIPRGLTLPAQAIIKGDARSLSISAASIVAKICRDRVMWDLAQHYPGYGWETNAGYPSKSHREALQNLGLTPHHRRSFKPVHNILYQGKNVTS; encoded by the coding sequence ATGACCGGACCTGACTTTTCCTTTGAACAAGATGCCATGACGCGCGGGGCGCAGGTGGTGGCCGGTGTTGACGAGGTGGGGCGCGGGCCGCTCGCCGGGCCGGTGACAGCCGCCGCCGTGATCCTGAATCCTGAAGACATTCCCGAGGGGCTGAACGACAGCAAGAAACTGAGTGCCAGCCGGCGCGAGGCGCTCTGGGAGACGATCCACGACAAGGCAGAGGTGTCGATTGCCCATGCCAGCGTGGAGGAGATCGATACGCTCAACATCCTGCGCGCCTCGCATCTGGCGATGGAGCGGGCGGTCGCTGGGCTGACCCGCGTGCCCGATGAGGTGCTGATCGACGGCAACATGATCCCGCGCGGCCTGACCCTCCCGGCGCAGGCGATTATCAAGGGCGACGCCCGCTCTCTGTCGATTTCGGCGGCCTCAATTGTGGCCAAAATATGTCGAGATCGTGTCATGTGGGATTTGGCGCAACACTACCCCGGATACGGCTGGGAGACGAACGCGGGCTACCCGTCAAAAAGCCACAGAGAGGCGCTTCAAAATCTCGGGCTGACCCCACATCATAGACGTTCGTTCAAGCCGGTCCACAATATCTTGTATCAAGGGAAAAACGTAACCTCCTGA
- a CDS encoding winged helix-turn-helix domain-containing protein translates to MTDQDTTAAEARRSGSRVVVIGMAAIVLILTLAAVFIFLSLPDANAFNARVERIFVENDQLTSDAEIKLLEILALSGTAFSETLVSYRMVIFVLLVFAAALLIAALVFLIMLVTLNRRMAQIERAGIQVSSLLISREEKTVYLNNMGFKLTDAAMETLAVLAEARMDDDVLSGAEIEAVISGRSATDCEEAAGATRIKRLRDALGNQMVTELLVKNIARKGYMLAIDKDVIKVI, encoded by the coding sequence TTGACAGATCAAGACACCACAGCCGCAGAAGCGCGCCGCTCGGGATCCCGCGTGGTGGTGATCGGGATGGCGGCGATTGTCCTGATCCTGACACTGGCCGCTGTCTTTATCTTCCTCAGCCTGCCCGATGCCAACGCTTTCAACGCGCGGGTTGAGCGGATTTTCGTCGAGAACGACCAACTCACCTCGGATGCCGAGATCAAGCTGCTGGAGATACTGGCGCTCTCGGGCACTGCCTTTTCCGAGACGCTGGTCAGCTACCGGATGGTGATCTTTGTGCTACTGGTCTTTGCCGCGGCACTGCTGATTGCCGCGCTGGTATTCCTGATCATGCTGGTCACGCTCAACCGCCGCATGGCCCAGATCGAACGGGCGGGTATTCAAGTCAGCTCGCTTCTGATCAGCCGCGAGGAGAAGACCGTCTATCTCAACAATATGGGCTTCAAGCTGACCGATGCGGCGATGGAAACTCTGGCGGTTCTGGCCGAGGCGCGGATGGATGATGATGTGCTCTCGGGCGCCGAGATCGAGGCGGTGATCTCAGGCCGTTCCGCCACGGATTGCGAAGAAGCCGCCGGTGCCACCCGTATCAAGCGGCTGCGCGATGCCCTGGGCAACCAGATGGTGACCGAGCTTCTGGTCAAGAACATCGCGCGCAAGGGCTATATGCTGGCCATCGACAAGGATGTGATCAAGGTCATCTGA